A section of the Peromyscus eremicus unplaced genomic scaffold, PerEre_H2_v1 PerEre#2#chrX_unloc_1, whole genome shotgun sequence genome encodes:
- the LOC131901025 gene encoding zinc finger protein 120-like: MDPSQRNLYKGVMLETYMNLTAIGYNWENLEVEEHCQSSQKHGRHERSHTTEKSYEYIECGKSFEYHSHPQRHEKTHTGEKLYEYNHYGKAFAHPTHLQVHKRTHTGEKPYECKQCGKAFAHNSSLQRHERTHTGEKPHECNQCGKAFAQHSALQSHERTHTGEKPYECKQCGKAFVHFSYLQVHKRTHTGEKPYECNQCGKAFVQSSHLQVHKRTHTGEKSYECNQCGKAFTQPCNLQVHKRTHTGEKPYKCYQCGKAFAQHSALQLHQTTHTGEKPYKCNQCGKAFARQSDLQRHERTHTGEKPHECNQCGKAFAQHSDLQRHERTHTGEKPYECNQCGKAFTQSHNLQVHKRTHTGEKPYKCN; encoded by the exons atggatccttcacagaggaatctctacaaaggtgtgatgctggagacttatatgaacctcactgctatag gctacaaCTGGGAaaatcttgaagttgaagaacattgtcaaagttctcaaaaacatggaag gcatgaaagaagtcatactacaGAGAAATCATATGAATATATTGAGTGTGGTAAATCCTTTGAATATCATAGTCATCCTCAAAGGcatgaaaaaacacatactggagagaaactctatgaatataatcattatggtaaagcctttgcacaccccactcatcttcaagtacataaaagaacac atactggagagaaaccctatgaatgtaaacagtgtggtaaagcctttgctcataaCAGTTCTCtgcaaaggcatgaaagaacacatactggagagaaaccccatgaatgtaatcagtgtggtaaagcctttgctcaacacagtgctcttcaaagtcatgaaagaacacatactggagagaaaccctatgaatgtaaacagtgtggtaaagcttttgtacatttcagttatcttcaagtacataaaagaacacatactggagagaaaccctatgaatgtaatcaatgtggtaaagcttttgtacaatccagtcatcttcaagtacataaaagaacacatactggagagaaatcctatgaatgtaatcaatgtggtaaagcctttacacagccatgtaatcttcaagtacacaaaagaacacatacaggagagaaaccctataaatgttatcaatgtggtaaagcctttgctcaacatAGTGCTCTTCAATTGCATCAaacaacacatactggagagaaaccgtataaatgtaatcagtgtggtaaagcctttgctcgacagagtgatcttcaaaggcatgaaagaacacatactggagagaaaccccatgaatgtaatcagtgtggtaaagcctttgctcaacacagtgatcttcaaaggcatgaaagaacacatactggagagaaaccctatgaatgcaatcaatgtggtaaagcctttacacagtcacataatcttcaagtacacaaaagaacacatacaggagagaaaccctataaatgtaattag